A genomic window from Populus nigra chromosome 7, ddPopNigr1.1, whole genome shotgun sequence includes:
- the LOC133700089 gene encoding malonyl-CoA:anthocyanidin 5-O-glucoside-6''-O-malonyltransferase-like has product MASTKPLNVLEICHVSPSSTSPESSTELSLPLIFSDIFNLKFPPVQGIFFYKLPGLTPTFFNSVILPKVKHSLSLTLSHFRPLAGNLTWPANSIKPVITYNTPDDGIKITVAESSADFDHLCSEVHDAIESHHYVPNVSISDTIASTLAIQITLFPNKGFCIGHTTNHAVLDGLSVSFFMNAWARICRQLVDEKMEIPSLLPEELTPFFNRAVVQDPEGLDMWYLNFWLGVKLPGSDDNTRSLKPFPFPETPSNLVRTTFELSREDIQQLRETVKSQLDNFGSKEETNQTKPIYLSTYVLVYAYTLVCMLEAKGLNSNDKIKILITVDCRSRLNPPLPKNYIGNCVSSFDVVVEGEDLMKENGVAYVAKRLTEMIKGLENRSVLEGAKERLPYNDWEPDIRQVRAVGTNRFGMYGADFGWGKPSNVEVTTIDRVDAFSIMESKDESGGVEVGLVLKEHEMKLFGSLFASGLRM; this is encoded by the coding sequence GAGTCAAGCACCGAACTATCTCTGCCTCTCATCTTCTCTGATATCTTCAACCTCAAATTCCCTCCGGTTCAAGGCATCTTTTTCTATAAACTCCCCGGGTTAACCCCTACTTTCTTTAACTCCGTAATTCTTCCCAAGGTCAAGCACTCACTCTCTTTAACTCTTTCCCACTTCCGTCCTCTTGCCGGTAACCTCACATGGCCTGCAAATTCCATCAAACCCGTCATTACGTACAATACTCCAGATGATGGTATTAAAATTACTGTTGCCGAGTCCAGTGCAGACTTTGACCATCTCTGTAGTGAAGTGCATGATGCTATTGAGTCACATCATTATGTGCCAAATGTATCAATATCTGATACTATAGCATCTACACTTGCTATTCAGATCACTTTATTTCCAAATAAAGGTTTTTGCATCGGCCACACCACTAACCATGCTGTTCTTGATGGCTTGAGCGTATCCTTTTTCATGAATGCATGGGCTCGCATTTGCAGACAGTTAGTCGATGAAAAAATGGAAATCCCTAGCTTGTTACCGGAAGAACTAACCCCGTTTTTCAATCGAGCAGTTGTTCAGGATCCTGAAGGGCTAGACATGTGGTACTTGAATTTCTGGCTGGGAGTAAAACTTCCAGGTTCCGATGACAATACTAGAAGTTTGAAGCCTTTTCCATTTCCAGAAACTCCATCAAACCTGGTAAGAACAACGTTCGAACTCTCTCGTGAAGATATACAGCAGCTTCGGGAAACGGTAAAGTCTCAACTGGATAATTTTGGATCCAAAGAggaaacaaatcaaacaaagcCAATATATTTGTCGACTTATGTGCTTGTATATGCATATACGTTGGTTTGCATGCTTGAAGCAAAAGGCTTAAATAGCAATGATAAGATTAAAATCTTGATTACGGTAGACTGTAGATCCCGTTTAAACCCTCCATTACCTAAGAATTATATTGGTAATTGTGTTAGCTCCTTTGATGTGGTTGTGGAAGGAGAAGATCTAATGAAAGAGAATGGGGTTGCGTATGTTGCGAAGAGGCTTACTGAGATGATAAAAGGATTAGAGAATAGATCAGTTCTCGAGGGAGCAAAGGAGAGGTTACCATACAATGACTGGGAACCAGATATTCGACAGGTTCGAGCTGTTGGGACAAACCGATTTGGGATGTATGGGGCAGATTTTGGATGGGGGAAGCCAAGCAATGTGGAGGTTACGACCATAGATAGAGTGGATGCCTTTTCTATTATGGAGAGCAAAGACGAAAGTGGTGGAGTTGAAGTTGGTTTAGTCTTGAAGGAGCATGAAATGAAACTATTCGGTTCTCTATTTGCCAGTGGCCTTCGAATGTAA